CGCATCAGCGCCCCGATCAGCAAAGTCTTGCCGCCGGCGCCGGCGCAGAAATCGATGATCATTTCGCCACGCCGTGGCGCGACCAGCAGGGCGAGAAGCTGGCTGCCCTCGTCCTGGACCTCGATTTCCCCGGCCTCGAACTGGGGCCACCGATTGACAGGCGGATGTCCGTCCAGGCGTATCCCCCACGGAGAGAAAGGCATGGGGCGCGGCTGGTAGCGCGCGGCCGGGCCGTTGCTCAGGCCTCGCAGGACGGTGTCCCGATCCGCCTTCAAGGGGTTGACGCGCAGATCGAGCGGCGCCGGGCGGTTCAGGGCATCGACCAGGGCGTCGGCGTTCTCGAAAGCCCCCAGGCGCTCATCGAGCCAGTCCGGCAGGCTGGCGCGCACGGCGCGCGGCAGCGTGGCCGGATCGATCCGCAGGATGTGGTCCAGCCAATCATTTTCCTGGGGCGTCAATGCGTCGCGCAGGGCTTCCCGCCCCTGGGTGGCGGCCAGGCCCTGGATGGCCAGCCGGCGCGCGGCGGCGCCGACGCCGGTTTCGGCGAAGCGCCGATAGCGCCGCAGATTGCGCAGGACGTCGTAGGCCGCCTCCGCCACTTGCGCGCGGTCGCGCCCGCCCAGCGCGGGATGCGCGCGCAGCCAATGCGTCAGGACACCGTCCGCGGGATGCGCCCATTGCAGCATCTCGCCCAGAACCTGCTGCACCTGGCCCAGCCGGATGGCAGCAAACGACGGGCGCGGACGATCCGCCTCGCCGGCGCGCGGCGCCATGGATCTTGCGCCGGCGCGATGCGGTTTCTTCATGTCTATTCCCTGACGGGCGTTCGCCCATCGATAAAAGATCGGTTTACGTTCCGGCGGTATCGCCGGCGGACCCTATGAACAGGCGCGACGGCTCGCCCTCTACCTGGACGCGATGGTCCGCCGTCAGGCTGACACGCCCCTCCACGAGCCAGCGCACCGCCGCGGGAAACATTTGGTGCTCCATGCCCAGGACGCGCTCGGCGAGGCTTTCCGGCGTATCGCCGCTTAGCACAGGCACGCAGGCCTGCGCGATGATGGGCCCATGATCGAGCAGGGGCGTGACGAAATGGACGGTGCAGCCATGCACCTGTACCCCCGTAGCCAATGCCTGGCCATGGGTGTGCAGGCCGGGAAACGCCGGCAGCAAGGACGGATGGATATTGACCAGGCGGCCCGCATAGCGGCTGACGAAGCCGGGCGTGAGCACGCGCATGAATCCCGCCAGGATCACGTAATCGGGCCGATGGCGGTCGATCTCCTCGGCCAGGGCGGCGTCGAACGCCTCGCGCCCGGGGAAATCGCGGTGATACACGGATGCAGCCGGGATGCCGGCTTCGCGGGCCCATTGCAGGCCAGCCGCATCGGGCCGGCTGGCGATGACCGCGGAAATATCGGCCGGCCAGTTCTCGCGGCGGCAGGCCTGGACCAGGGCCTGCATATTGCTGCCGCGGCCGGAAATCAGAATAACGAGCCGCCGACGACCCGAAGATAAAGCTGCCAAGGTGTATGTTCCAGAGGAAATAAAGAGCAAGCGCGGGCAAAATTGTAAACTCTCGTTCGTGAAACCCGCGCTGCACATCTTCCGCTCCCTTCCCCCGCCCGGCGCCCGCCGCCCCTGCGCCCTGACGATCGGCAACTTCGACGGGGTGCATCGGGGACACCAGGCCATGCTGGCGCGCGTGCGCGCCGCGGCCCGTGAACGCGGCCTGACGCCGGCCGTCATGACTTTCGAACCGCATCCGCGCGAATATTTCGCCGTGTTGAATCAACGCCCGGAACTCGCGCCGACGCGGATCACCGGCCTGCGGGACAAGCTGGACGCCCTGGCGCGATTCGGCATCGAACAGGTGGTCGTCGAGCGATTCAACGCCCGCCTGGCGGAAATGTCGCCCGAGACCTTCATCGATCGGTTGCTGGTGCGCGGCCTCGGCGCCCGCTGGATCCTCGTCGGCCCGGACTTCCGCTTTGGCCACAAGCGCAGCGGGGACATCGAGCTGCTGCGCGACGCCGGCAGGACCCACGGTTTCGACGTGGAAACGCTGGCCGATGTCACCGATGCGCATGGGCACCGCATTTCCAGCTCTGAGGTCCGCACCGCCCTGGCCGTGGGCGACCTGGCGCGCGCGCAGGATCTGCTGGGCCACCCCTATCACCTCAGCGGCCACGTCGTGCATGGCCGCAAGCTGGGCCGCACCCTTGGATTCCCCACCCTCAACGTACGGGTGACGCCGCGCTGCGCGGCCCGCTCG
Above is a genomic segment from Bordetella genomosp. 11 containing:
- a CDS encoding bifunctional riboflavin kinase/FAD synthetase, with translation MKPALHIFRSLPPPGARRPCALTIGNFDGVHRGHQAMLARVRAAARERGLTPAVMTFEPHPREYFAVLNQRPELAPTRITGLRDKLDALARFGIEQVVVERFNARLAEMSPETFIDRLLVRGLGARWILVGPDFRFGHKRSGDIELLRDAGRTHGFDVETLADVTDAHGHRISSSEVRTALAVGDLARAQDLLGHPYHLSGHVVHGRKLGRTLGFPTLNVRVTPRCAARSGIYVVRVHGLGDTPLPAVASLGVRPTVEDGGQVLLEAHVLDAAALDAYGKLVRIEFLQQLRDEEKFPDLPSLTAAIAEDARNARAYFAVHGL
- a CDS encoding RsmB/NOP family class I SAM-dependent RNA methyltransferase, with translation MLQWAHPADGVLTHWLRAHPALGGRDRAQVAEAAYDVLRNLRRYRRFAETGVGAAARRLAIQGLAATQGREALRDALTPQENDWLDHILRIDPATLPRAVRASLPDWLDERLGAFENADALVDALNRPAPLDLRVNPLKADRDTVLRGLSNGPAARYQPRPMPFSPWGIRLDGHPPVNRWPQFEAGEIEVQDEGSQLLALLVAPRRGEMIIDFCAGAGGKTLLIGALMRSTGRLYAFDVSAARLARAKPRFARSGLSNVVPVVIDSENDTRVKRLAGKAQRVLVDAPCSGIGTLRRNPDLKWRQHPEALQELGVLQTRILSAAARCVAPGGRLVYATCSLLVEENEAQAEIFLATHPEFERLDAAALVGARCEGLNLQGPYMQLRPDVHGTDGFFAAVFERRKGGAAAEQAAVTSEPVALEPPAEADAADRAEADPQPLAGQAPVSDPSAGQA
- the purN gene encoding phosphoribosylglycinamide formyltransferase is translated as MQALVQACRRENWPADISAVIASRPDAAGLQWAREAGIPAASVYHRDFPGREAFDAALAEEIDRHRPDYVILAGFMRVLTPGFVSRYAGRLVNIHPSLLPAFPGLHTHGQALATGVQVHGCTVHFVTPLLDHGPIIAQACVPVLSGDTPESLAERVLGMEHQMFPAAVRWLVEGRVSLTADHRVQVEGEPSRLFIGSAGDTAGT